The Maridesulfovibrio hydrothermalis AM13 = DSM 14728 DNA window CTGTTGGTTGCGCTTACTCTGGCTCTCGGCTTCCATGTCCAGCTTTCCATATCCCTGCTCGCAGGTGCTTTGGGTATGGTTTTAACAAAGGTACTCAGTATTGACGAAGCATACCAGTCGGTGGACTGGATGACCGTCTTCCTGCTGGGCGGACTTATTCCTTTGGGAATGGCATTCGAAAATACAGGAGCAGCAAAATATATTGCAGATGCTCTCATGAATGCGCTCGGCCACCCAAGTCCTCTGGTTCTGCTTACCTCCATAGGTGTTTTAACCTCATTCTTTACTCTGGTAGCATCCAATGTCGGTGCAACTGTTCTGCTGGTTCCGCTTTCTATGAATATGGCTCTCAGTGCCGGAGTTGATCCAAGGATTGCAGCCTTGACCGTTGCTGTCGCGGCCTCGAATACTTTCGTTCTGCCGACTCATCAGGTTAATGCTCTCATCATGCGTCCGGGAGGATATAAAACCATTGATTATGTCCGCGCCGGTACGGGTATGACTATAATCTATATGGTGGTAATGATCTCAGGGTTAATGCTGCTTTATTAATGTAAATTAATTAGAACGCCGGAGAAGGTTTACCTTCTCCGGCGTTCTCGTGCGTTCCAAACATTAACGGATTATGAAGTCTATTTTCTAAACAGGTCAGGTGCATTCTAAATGAAACGCACTCCTAAATAGCTGAATAGAATTATAAACAGGAGAATTTGATGCAGCCTTCAATTCTGCAATCACTTGGCAGTAACTTTCTTGGTACCGCACCCAAATGGTACAAGATCATCATTCTATTATTTTTGATTATCAACCCATGCCTTATGTTTACCGCAGGGCCGTTTGTAGCAGGCTGGGCTCTTATAGCAGAATTCATTTTCACTCTGGCTATGGCTCTGAAATGCTATCCATTGCCTGCCGGTGGACTGTTAGCCTTCGAAGCAGTCTTTATAGGCATGACTTCCCCCGACACCATTTACCATGAAGCCCTCAAAAATTTTGAAGTGATTCTTCTATTAATTTTCATGGTCGCCGGTATTTATTTCATGAAAGACTTCCTGCAGTTTACGTTCACTCGCATACTCGTAAGAATTCAATCAAAGATCACCATATCAGTTCTATTTTGTCTAGCCGGTGCAGTATTATCAGCATTTCTTGATGCCCTGACCGTAACTGCCGTTATCATCGCAGTGGCTTATGGATTTTACAATATCTACCACAGGTTTGCTTCAGGCAAGACAATGCATTGCGATCATGACCTGTGCTGTGACAAGGCCGCTGCTAAAAACCGTGATGACTTGCAGGAATTCAGAGCATTCTTACGCAACCTCATGATGCATGGTGCTGTCGGTACAGCCCTTGGCGGGGTATGTACACTTGTTGGGGAGCCGCAGAATCTACTTATCGGCGGTGAAATGGGCTGGCATTTTGTTGATTTCTTTCTCAAAATGATGCCTGTCTCCATTCCTGTATTAGCCACTGGTCTGATTACTTGCGTTACTGTTGAATACTTCCACCTTTTTACCTACGGGGCGAAGCTGCCGGGCAATATTCGCTCACATCTGCTCGAAACAGCAGTTCAAATGGAAGAAAAACAAGGCAACAGGGGCAAGGTAAAACTGGTTATTCAAGCTCTGACCGGTCTCTGGCTCGTAGCCGCGCTGGCCCTTCACCTTGCTGCCGTAGGTATAGTTGGTTTGTCCGTAATTGTTTTGCTGACAGCCATGAACGGTGTCATCGAAGAACATCATTTAGGTAAAGCTTTTGAAGAAGCATTACCATTTACCGCTCTTCTTGTAGTCTTCTTCGCAGTTGTCGCGGTAATCCACGATCAGGGTCTTTTCCACCCAATAATCAACTACGTGCTCAGCCTGCACGGACAAAGCCAATTGGTAGCATATTACATAGCAAACGGATTGCTTTCAGCCATCTCTGATAATGTATTTGTTGCGACAGTGTACATATCTGAAACCAAAATACACTTCATAAATCTGCTGGGCGCCATTCCAAATATCGGAATGACCGGACAGGCTCTGATGGATAAGTTGACCGATCCTCACCTTGCAAGAGCGGATGTTGTCGCAAGTCTGCCGCAGGCGGCGGCAAATCAAGCCCTCAGTATAATGGCGAATCTGGACAAACTGGCCGTAGCTATCAACACAGGAACCAACATTCCAAGCGTTGCCACTCCCAACGGTCAGGCTGCATTCCTATTCCTGCTCACCTCTGCTTTAGCACCGGTTATCCGCCTTTCTTATGGCCGGATGGTGCTGCTGGCATTGCCGTACACAATAACAATGTCAATCATGGGTCTTGTGGCTGTGAACTACTTTCTATAGCTGATAATGATGCTGCACTTTAATCTCGCAGCCCCCCGTTTCCGAAGTAACTTACCATCGGCTTCGGAAACGGGAACCTCTGAAATATTCTAACAAGAGCATGCTGACCGTATTGCAGGATTGTGCTTTTATACCTTTACCCCACCTTTGCTTCCGCATTTAACTCTGGTTTGTAATTATTCATACCTGCGCCTACAATAGTACTAATAAATATTTTTACTATTTCATTGTTGATATCTATTTAGTTCGCTAGGCAGCACTTCTTCATAAAAATAAAGAATTGCAGCCCCGCACATACCCACTTTCTTATCCCTTTGTAGAACAGTTACTTTACTGTACCGTATTAATTGGAAGAAGCTTTTATGTGGAATGGGTCCATTTCATTAAAAATGGAGAATGGCGGGATGAACTTTTACTTTTCATGCTCCTTACAAATGGAGGGGATTGCCGAAGGACATAAGCGTTCAACAACCAAGACTATAACTATTCAACAATATATTAATAAAAAGAACGC harbors:
- the nhaB gene encoding sodium/proton antiporter NhaB, giving the protein MQPSILQSLGSNFLGTAPKWYKIIILLFLIINPCLMFTAGPFVAGWALIAEFIFTLAMALKCYPLPAGGLLAFEAVFIGMTSPDTIYHEALKNFEVILLLIFMVAGIYFMKDFLQFTFTRILVRIQSKITISVLFCLAGAVLSAFLDALTVTAVIIAVAYGFYNIYHRFASGKTMHCDHDLCCDKAAAKNRDDLQEFRAFLRNLMMHGAVGTALGGVCTLVGEPQNLLIGGEMGWHFVDFFLKMMPVSIPVLATGLITCVTVEYFHLFTYGAKLPGNIRSHLLETAVQMEEKQGNRGKVKLVIQALTGLWLVAALALHLAAVGIVGLSVIVLLTAMNGVIEEHHLGKAFEEALPFTALLVVFFAVVAVIHDQGLFHPIINYVLSLHGQSQLVAYYIANGLLSAISDNVFVATVYISETKIHFINLLGAIPNIGMTGQALMDKLTDPHLARADVVASLPQAAANQALSIMANLDKLAVAINTGTNIPSVATPNGQAAFLFLLTSALAPVIRLSYGRMVLLALPYTITMSIMGLVAVNYFL